The sequence GCAGATACCTATCATCAGTGGAGAAATATAGACGGTAAATATGAGGATATAATGGGCTTTTGTAAATCTGCAAGCCTTGAGGAAGTTAGAGAGCATGAATATGTATTAACTCCTGGAAGATATGTGGGGATTGAAGATGTAGAAGATGATGGCATACCTTTTGAAGAGAAGATGGAGAAGCTGACCAGTGAGCTAAGTGAGTTATTCGCCAAATCCAGACGCCTAGAGGAGGAAATAAGAAAAAAACTAGGGGGACTAGGGTATGAGTTATAATGGGTGGAAAGAATATAGGTTGGATGAGTTAGTAGAGAGTGTATCCGTAAAGCATGAATTTAAAAAAGATAAGATCATTTTAGTTAATACATCTGATGTATTGGAAGGAAAAGTACTAAATCATGAATATGTTAAAAATAAAAACCTTAAAGGACAATTTAAAAAGAGTTTTATAAAAGGAGATATTTTATATAGTGAAATAAGACCTAAGAATAAAAGGTTTGCTTTCGTTGATTTTGATGCAAAAGATTATGTGGCATCAACAAAGCTTATGGTTTTAAGAAGAAAGAATGCTAATATAGATAATAGATATTTGTATTATGTGGTAACAAATGAAAGATTTATATCAATATTGCAAAATTTGGCGGAGACAAGATCAGGAACATTTCCTCAAATTACATTCAATGAATTAGGTATGCAAAAAGTAAAAATTCCAAAACTTAAAGAACAAAAAGCCATAGCCCACATTCTCTCTACCCTAGACGAAAAAATAGAAGTCAACAACCGAATCAACAAAACTCTAGAAAATATGGCACAAGCAATCTTCAAGCATTGGTTTGTGGATTTTGAGTTTCCCAATGAAGAGGGAGAACCCTATAAGTCCAGTGGTGGAGAAATGGTTGAAAGTGAACTGGGCATGATACCTAAGGGGTGGGAGGTTGGAACAATACAAGATATTGGAGATGTAGTTGGAGGTGCAACACCTTCTAGGAAAATAGATAAGTATTTTGTAGAAAAAGGAATACCTTGGATTACACCAAAAGATTTATCAGAGAATAAAAATATGTTTATTAGTAGGGGAGCATTAGATAT is a genomic window of Proteiniborus ethanoligenes containing:
- a CDS encoding restriction endonuclease subunit S, which codes for MSYNGWKEYRLDELVESVSVKHEFKKDKIILVNTSDVLEGKVLNHEYVKNKNLKGQFKKSFIKGDILYSEIRPKNKRFAFVDFDAKDYVASTKLMVLRRKNANIDNRYLYYVVTNERFISILQNLAETRSGTFPQITFNELGMQKVKIPKLKEQKAIAHILSTLDEKIEVNNRINKTLENMAQAIFKHWFVDFEFPNEEGEPYKSSGGEMVESELGMIPKGWEVGTIQDIGDVVGGATPSRKIDKYFVEKGIPWITPKDLSENKNMFISRGALDITEEAYKSTSVKKMPKGTVLFSSRAPIG